From Moraxella sp. K1664, one genomic window encodes:
- the creC gene encoding two-component system sensor histidine kinase CreC gives MLTFHTLLDRIFKKRLSFSIFVRIWLTFALITLLSSSLALYYVQKTVRPSAKRVVEDSLVDTSVLLSHIVATDVATLSKDELNQSLNTKLSHAFTNPSELAGTPIWYHQKSTSTYHIYITDGTGMVIYDSRGASVGADFSRWNDVYLTLRGKYGARSTDIGGHSVMYVASPIVSDGRIIGVVSVGKPTQTLIPYINKSTDEIIKIILTIMAITLATATLMAWWLRHSIDSVNRYTKGLASTAPPHFYLGRELNELMASIHAMKDTIENKAYVSEYVHTLTHELKSPLTAIRASSEILTDELTLAEREQFTGIILSQTDKLTALVDKLLTLAKIEQPTFKLTMSDVDLDALIQTCLNQQSATLKQLGKTVQFDKSGISIRADEFWLAQAVQNVIDNAIYYGKSAIAIHISQTETDTFIHIKNDSDTLDDFIIKRAFERYFSMGNTHRQKSTGLGLTLVKQVIELHGGAVSFGQDKDNCVVVAMSVPR, from the coding sequence ATGCTAACATTTCACACCCTACTTGACCGCATTTTTAAAAAACGCCTAAGTTTTAGCATTTTTGTGCGGATATGGCTCACCTTTGCCTTGATTACCCTATTGTCATCGTCCCTTGCTCTGTATTATGTCCAAAAAACCGTGCGACCGTCCGCCAAGCGTGTGGTAGAAGACAGCCTTGTGGATACCTCGGTGCTACTGTCGCACATCGTGGCAACAGACGTAGCAACTTTATCAAAAGATGAATTAAATCAATCCCTTAATACCAAACTATCTCACGCCTTTACCAACCCGAGCGAGCTTGCTGGCACGCCAATCTGGTATCATCAAAAATCCACAAGCACTTACCACATCTATATCACAGACGGCACAGGCATGGTCATCTATGACAGTCGTGGGGCGAGCGTGGGGGCGGATTTTAGCCGTTGGAATGACGTGTATTTGACCTTGCGTGGTAAATATGGGGCAAGAAGTACCGACATCGGCGGGCATTCGGTCATGTATGTGGCAAGCCCGATTGTCTCGGACGGGCGGATAATTGGCGTGGTGTCCGTTGGCAAACCTACCCAAACGCTCATTCCTTATATCAACAAAAGCACCGATGAGATTATTAAGATTATCTTAACGATTATGGCAATCACGCTTGCCACCGCCACGCTCATGGCATGGTGGTTACGCCACAGCATAGACAGCGTAAACCGCTACACCAAAGGGCTTGCCAGTACCGCGCCGCCCCATTTTTATCTTGGGCGAGAGCTAAACGAACTCATGGCAAGCATTCACGCCATGAAAGACACCATAGAAAACAAGGCGTACGTCAGCGAGTACGTCCACACGCTCACGCACGAGCTAAAATCGCCCCTGACCGCCATTCGTGCCAGTAGCGAGATTTTGACAGACGAGCTGACGCTTGCCGAGCGTGAGCAGTTTACGGGCATTATTTTATCACAAACGGACAAATTGACCGCCCTAGTGGACAAACTTTTGACCCTTGCCAAGATTGAACAGCCCACCTTCAAACTTACCATGAGCGATGTTGATTTGGACGCACTCATTCAAACTTGCCTAAATCAGCAGTCGGCAACCCTAAAACAGCTTGGCAAAACCGTGCAATTTGACAAAAGTGGTATTTCTATCCGTGCTGATGAATTTTGGCTTGCCCAAGCGGTGCAAAACGTCATTGACAACGCCATTTATTATGGCAAAAGTGCGATAGCCATTCATATAAGCCAAACCGAGACGGATACGTTTATCCATATCAAAAACGACAGCGACACGCTGGACGATTTTATCATCAAACGAGCCTTTGAGCGGTATTTTAGCATGGGCAATACCCACCGCCAAAAAAGCACGGGGCTTGGGCTAACCCTTGTCAAGCAAGTGATAGAGCTTCATGGCGGGGCGGTGAGTTTTGGGCAGG
- a CDS encoding MBL fold metallo-hydrolase, translated as MNVHSFLDPQTETYSHILIDDDTKLCAIIDPVLDYDPVSGRVSYDNADKLMDFITTHALTVKYIIETHAHADHLTSAHYLKERLGGQTVIGKHIATVQHIFKDIYDLDDDFIPNASQFDHLTDDGTTLTLGSLSITAMHVAGHTPADMAYQVTDGIRLIVFVGDTLFAPDVGTARCDFPAGDSGRLYDSIQRILALPDETVLYLCHDYPPEHRTHSPTTTVGEQRRHNIHVKDGISKDDFIHMRDTRDKTLSVPRLMLPSVQVNINAGEFFTTQNGKPYVRIPVNQF; from the coding sequence ATGAACGTGCATTCTTTTTTAGACCCACAGACCGAGACATATAGCCACATACTCATCGATGATGATACCAAACTGTGTGCCATCATTGATCCTGTGTTAGATTATGACCCTGTGTCGGGGCGGGTGAGTTATGACAATGCTGATAAACTCATGGATTTTATCACAACGCACGCCTTGACGGTCAAATACATCATCGAGACCCACGCCCATGCCGACCATCTTACGTCCGCTCATTATCTAAAAGAGCGACTTGGCGGTCAGACGGTCATCGGCAAGCACATTGCCACGGTTCAGCATATTTTTAAGGACATCTATGACCTTGATGATGATTTTATCCCCAATGCGTCTCAATTTGACCATTTGACCGATGACGGCACGACACTCACGCTCGGCAGTCTTAGCATTACCGCCATGCACGTGGCAGGGCATACCCCTGCGGACATGGCGTATCAGGTAACGGACGGCATACGGCTCATCGTCTTTGTTGGCGATACGTTATTCGCCCCTGATGTTGGCACGGCTCGTTGTGATTTTCCTGCTGGCGACAGTGGTCGGCTCTATGATTCGATACAACGCATTCTAGCATTGCCTGATGAGACGGTATTGTATCTGTGCCATGACTATCCGCCAGAACATCGCACGCATAGCCCAACCACCACAGTCGGCGAGCAAAGACGGCATAATATCCATGTCAAAGACGGTATCAGTAAAGATGACTTTATCCACATGAGAGATACTCGGGATAAAACCCTATCCGTGCCTAGGCTCATGCTTCCGTCCGTGCAGGTTAATATCAACGCAGGCGAGTTTTTTACCACCCAAAATGGCAAACCATATGTCCGCATTCCTGTTAATCAGTTTTAA